A region of Periophthalmus magnuspinnatus isolate fPerMag1 chromosome 13, fPerMag1.2.pri, whole genome shotgun sequence DNA encodes the following proteins:
- the LOC117380252 gene encoding solute carrier family 13 member 2-like isoform X2, with protein sequence MSFVQAQVCIQYLKDSNMLFFGGLVVAIAVEQWNLHKRIALQVLLVIGVKPSFLMVGFMSTTAFLSMWISNSAATAMMLPIAKAVLDQLSDTEARAEEKEWEMMVVSDGEENSAFQMEDDKTDTDSVLHVQVHGFTKDAIKHENSKDLQDAGEDDNYCCAKRAEAEQRRANREQKYSRLSKGMSLGICYSASIGGTATLTGTTPNVILKGQIDELFPDNGGIINFASWFGFSFPNMVLMLVLSWLWLQILFVGFNLKESFGCCTKSQGQKEDYQVIKHEYKKLGPIRFAEACVLLIFTLLVLLWFTRDPGFIPGWATVLFNQQKKYVTDGTVAILMSSLFFCIPSSLPPCCCGSSDGASAEAPPPLLSWSIVHQKLPWNTLLLLGGGFALAHGSDKSGLSAWLGDTLIPLQNIPPFAISILLCLLVALFTECSSNTATTTLFLPILASMAVAIKIHPMYVMIPCTFASNLAFMLPVATPPNAIAFSFGNLKVVDMVKAGSMLNIIGVVTINLAINTWGVAMFHLNTFPEWANVTVKP encoded by the exons ATGAG ttttgtccAAGCTCAGGTTTGCATCCAGTACTTGAAAGACTCCAACATGCTTTTCTTTGGTGGGCTTGTGGTCGCTATCGCTGTTGAACAGTGGAACCTGCACAAGAGAATCGCCCTACAGGTTTTGCTTGTCATAGGGGTCAAACCCTCTTT CCTTATGGTAGGGTTCATGAGCACCACAGCCTTTTTGTCCATGTGGATCAGTAACTCAGCTGCTACTGCCATGATGCTGCCCATTGCTAAGGCCGTGCTGGATCAGCTATCTGACACAGAGGCACGAGCAGAAGAGAAAGAGTGGGAAATGATGGTTGTCAGTGATGGTGAAGAGAACTCAGCGTTTCAAATGGAGGATGACAAAACTGACACGGACAGTGTGCTGCATGTACAGGTCCACGGATTCACTAAAG ATGCaattaaacatgaaaacagcAAAGACCTGCAAGATGCTGGAGAGGATGATAATT ATTGTTGTGCCAAAAGAGCAGAGGCTGAGCAGCGGAGAGCGAACAGGGAACAGAAATACTCCAGACTGTCCAAAGGAATGAGCCTGGGCATCTGTTACTCTGCCAGCATTGGGGGCACGGCCACACTAACTGGGACCACTCCAAATGTGATCCTGAAAGGCCAGATTGATGA ACTCTTTCCAGACAATGGTGGTATCATTAACTTTGCCAGCTGGTTTGGTTTCTCATTTCCCAACATGGTTCTGATGCTGGTGCTGTCATGGTTGTGGCTGCAGATTTTATTTGTGGGTTTCAA cttgaaagaatcatttggatgttgTACAAAAAGCCAAGGTCAAAAAGAGGACTATCAGGTGATTAAACATGAGTACAAGAAGCTGGGCCCGATAAGGTTTGCTGAGGCCTGTGTGCTCCTGATCTTCACTCTGTTGGTTCTGCTGTGGTTCACCAGAGATCCAGGCTTCATACCAGGCTGGGCCACTGTTCTCTTCAATCAGCAGAAAAA GTACGTCACAGATGGTACAGTGGCTATACTGATGTCATCACTGTTTTTCTGCATCCCATCCAGTTTGCCTCCATGTTGTTGCGGTTCTTCAGATG GGGCCTCTGCTGAAGCCCCACCCCCATTGCTGAGTTGGAGCATAGTCCACCAGAAGTTGCCCTGGAACACCCTTCTGCTTCTAGGGGGAGGTTTTGCTCTTGCTCATGGCAGTGAT AAATCTGGACTGTCTGCCTGGTTGGGGGACACTCTCATTCCATTACAAAATATTCCCCCATTTGCTATTTCGATCCTGCTTTGTTTACTGGTGGCCCTTTTCACAGAGTGCTCCAGTAACACTGCCACCACAACTCTGTTTCTGCCCATTCTGGCCtcaatg GCTGTAGCTATCAAGATCCATCCCATGTATGTCATGATTCCATGCACTTTTGCTTCCAACTTGGCATTCATGCTTCCTGTGGCCACACCCCCCAATGCTATAGCCTTCTCCTTTGGTAACCTCAAAGTCGTGGACATG GTCAAGGCTGGGTCCATGCTGAATATTATTGGTGTTGTAACCATCAATCTTGCCATTAATACCTGGGGTGTAGCAATGTTTCACCTCAACACATTTCCAGAGTGGGCCAATGTCACAGTGAAACCATAA
- the LOC117380252 gene encoding solute carrier family 13 member 2-like isoform X1: protein MLLFYPVFTVRDSAIASHTSCAPWIMAGCCTFLNILWKYRNYIIVVLTPLLLLPLPLLIPTPEGKCGFAIILMALYWCTECIPLAVTALLPVILFPMLQIMESDEVCIQYLKDSNMLFFGGLVVAIAVEQWNLHKRIALQVLLVIGVKPSFLMVGFMSTTAFLSMWISNSAATAMMLPIAKAVLDQLSDTEARAEEKEWEMMVVSDGEENSAFQMEDDKTDTDSVLHVQVHGFTKDAIKHENSKDLQDAGEDDNYCCAKRAEAEQRRANREQKYSRLSKGMSLGICYSASIGGTATLTGTTPNVILKGQIDELFPDNGGIINFASWFGFSFPNMVLMLVLSWLWLQILFVGFNLKESFGCCTKSQGQKEDYQVIKHEYKKLGPIRFAEACVLLIFTLLVLLWFTRDPGFIPGWATVLFNQQKKYVTDGTVAILMSSLFFCIPSSLPPCCCGSSDGASAEAPPPLLSWSIVHQKLPWNTLLLLGGGFALAHGSDKSGLSAWLGDTLIPLQNIPPFAISILLCLLVALFTECSSNTATTTLFLPILASMAVAIKIHPMYVMIPCTFASNLAFMLPVATPPNAIAFSFGNLKVVDMVKAGSMLNIIGVVTINLAINTWGVAMFHLNTFPEWANVTVKP from the exons ATGCTACTATTCTACCCTGTCTTTACAGTCCGAGATAGTGCAATCGCTTCACATACCTCGTGTGCTCCCTGGATCATGGCTGGGTGTTGTACATTCTTAAATATTTTGTGGAAATATAGGAATTACATTATAGTAGTCCTGACACCTCTTCTTCTTTTGCCTTTACCACTGCTCATACCCACTCCG GAAGGAAAATGTGGCTTTGCAATAATATTGATGGCTCTCTACTGGTGTACAGAATGCATCCCTCTGGCTGTTACTGCACTTTTGCCTGTTATACTCTTTCCTATGTTGCAAATTATGGAATCAGATGAG GTTTGCATCCAGTACTTGAAAGACTCCAACATGCTTTTCTTTGGTGGGCTTGTGGTCGCTATCGCTGTTGAACAGTGGAACCTGCACAAGAGAATCGCCCTACAGGTTTTGCTTGTCATAGGGGTCAAACCCTCTTT CCTTATGGTAGGGTTCATGAGCACCACAGCCTTTTTGTCCATGTGGATCAGTAACTCAGCTGCTACTGCCATGATGCTGCCCATTGCTAAGGCCGTGCTGGATCAGCTATCTGACACAGAGGCACGAGCAGAAGAGAAAGAGTGGGAAATGATGGTTGTCAGTGATGGTGAAGAGAACTCAGCGTTTCAAATGGAGGATGACAAAACTGACACGGACAGTGTGCTGCATGTACAGGTCCACGGATTCACTAAAG ATGCaattaaacatgaaaacagcAAAGACCTGCAAGATGCTGGAGAGGATGATAATT ATTGTTGTGCCAAAAGAGCAGAGGCTGAGCAGCGGAGAGCGAACAGGGAACAGAAATACTCCAGACTGTCCAAAGGAATGAGCCTGGGCATCTGTTACTCTGCCAGCATTGGGGGCACGGCCACACTAACTGGGACCACTCCAAATGTGATCCTGAAAGGCCAGATTGATGA ACTCTTTCCAGACAATGGTGGTATCATTAACTTTGCCAGCTGGTTTGGTTTCTCATTTCCCAACATGGTTCTGATGCTGGTGCTGTCATGGTTGTGGCTGCAGATTTTATTTGTGGGTTTCAA cttgaaagaatcatttggatgttgTACAAAAAGCCAAGGTCAAAAAGAGGACTATCAGGTGATTAAACATGAGTACAAGAAGCTGGGCCCGATAAGGTTTGCTGAGGCCTGTGTGCTCCTGATCTTCACTCTGTTGGTTCTGCTGTGGTTCACCAGAGATCCAGGCTTCATACCAGGCTGGGCCACTGTTCTCTTCAATCAGCAGAAAAA GTACGTCACAGATGGTACAGTGGCTATACTGATGTCATCACTGTTTTTCTGCATCCCATCCAGTTTGCCTCCATGTTGTTGCGGTTCTTCAGATG GGGCCTCTGCTGAAGCCCCACCCCCATTGCTGAGTTGGAGCATAGTCCACCAGAAGTTGCCCTGGAACACCCTTCTGCTTCTAGGGGGAGGTTTTGCTCTTGCTCATGGCAGTGAT AAATCTGGACTGTCTGCCTGGTTGGGGGACACTCTCATTCCATTACAAAATATTCCCCCATTTGCTATTTCGATCCTGCTTTGTTTACTGGTGGCCCTTTTCACAGAGTGCTCCAGTAACACTGCCACCACAACTCTGTTTCTGCCCATTCTGGCCtcaatg GCTGTAGCTATCAAGATCCATCCCATGTATGTCATGATTCCATGCACTTTTGCTTCCAACTTGGCATTCATGCTTCCTGTGGCCACACCCCCCAATGCTATAGCCTTCTCCTTTGGTAACCTCAAAGTCGTGGACATG GTCAAGGCTGGGTCCATGCTGAATATTATTGGTGTTGTAACCATCAATCTTGCCATTAATACCTGGGGTGTAGCAATGTTTCACCTCAACACATTTCCAGAGTGGGCCAATGTCACAGTGAAACCATAA
- the foxn1 gene encoding forkhead box protein N1, translating to MAHSQKEELSAGVCRRPSVDGTESGQVQQFHPYLPLFSDRTRVHVTIPQCAPPPPARCGPDLRSPHSNSWGSNNQFSSTCQESPSQFPKPIYSYSILIFMALKNSKTGSLPVSEIYSFMTEHFPYFKTAPDGWKNSVRHNLSLNKCFEKVENKNGNTSRKGCLWALNPAKVDKMQEELHKWRRKDPGTVRRSMAKPEDLDHLLGEKPNKFKTLSTCNTMSARAHMYTTASCYSSEHPRPPCSYSQHYPKSQYHSHSTPNPDLSYPLCPPYSQHMLPPRCLKIPPAYSEIPHDGHSGRSMYELLLDGDTGCDIDTLNPSLTDLQLQGSLWEELKEDSARVVPSLSPSTVETVTEQNSYLQPTVPPTSEDMTILNKAHYVDKDSERLWGQAQNYPNGHPLGVYSGKDSFAGTLTSCATLM from the exons ATGGCACACTCACAG AAAGAAGAGCTTAGTGCTGGTGTGTGCAGGAGGCCCAGTGTGGATGGGACAGAGTCAGGGCAGGTGCAGCAGTTTCACCCGTACCTCCCACTGTTCAGTGACAGGACCAGGGTTCATGTCACTATCCCACAAtgtgcccctccccctcctgcccGCTGTGGACCCGACCTGCGCAGTCCTCACAGCAACTCCTGGGGCAGTAACAATCAG TTTTCATCAACTTGTCAAGAAAGCCCCTCTCAGTTCCCCAAACCCATCTACTCATACAG CATCCTAATCTTTATGGCTCTGAAGAACAGCAAAACTGGAAGCCTGCCAGTCAGCGAGATCTATAGCTTCATGACAGAACACTTCCCATATTTTAAG acagcTCCTGATGGTTGGAAGAACTCTGTACGACACAACCTGTCCCTGAACAAGTGCTTTGAGAAAGTAGAGAACAAAAATGGAAACACATCTCGTAAAGGTTGTCTGTGGGCCCTAAATCCGGCCAAAGTGGACAAAATGCAGGAAGAGCTTCACAAGTGGCGGCGCAAGGACCCAGGAACAGTACGCCGGAGCATGGCCAAACCAG AAGATCTGGACCATCTGCTCGGGGAAAAGCCAAATAAATTCAAAACACTATCCACTTGTAATACCATGTCAGCACGAGCCCACATGTACACCACTGCGTCATGTTACAGCTCAGAGCACCCCAGACCTCCGTGCTCTTACTCACAACATTACCCAAAATCCCAATACCACTCCCACTCTACCCCTAATCCCGACCTCTCATACCCCCTGTGCCCTCCCTATAGCCAGCACATGTTACCCCCTCGCTGCCTGAAGATACCCCCAGCCTACAGCGAGATCCCTCATGATGGACACAGTGGTAGGAGTATGTACGAACTACTCTTGGACGGAGACACTGGCTGTGACATTGACACCCTCAATCCCAGCCTGACCGACCTGCAGCTGCAAG GTAGCTTATGGGAGGAGTTAAAGGAGGACAGTGCTCGAGTTGTTCCCTCTTTGAGCCCATCCACAGTGGAGACTGTTACTGAGCAGAACAGCTACCTGCAGCCGACTGTCCCTCCCACTTCTGAGGACATGACCATCTTAAACAAGGCCCATTATGTGGACAAGGACTCGGAGAGGCTTTGGGGACAAGCCCAAAACTACCCGAACGGACATCCCCTCGGAgtctattcaggaaaggatagTTTTGCTGGAACTTTGACCTCCTGTGCAACCTTAATGTGA